In the genome of Lathyrus oleraceus cultivar Zhongwan6 chromosome 4, CAAS_Psat_ZW6_1.0, whole genome shotgun sequence, the window tttcgtaagtggctctgataccactgaaggagaatagcgatccaaaatgcagcggaattttaaaaattttctcctttaatgatccttacgaatgggcatgatcagtgataaaatcgttacctcttgtggcgatcacgaacgttgaacgatgacaacgcctctactcagtccacacgaacagattccttcaatctcagtgctagctgctatgaatgaaggctttgattgagagagagagaaacagaatgcaagagtgacaatgcttctacccaagggttctatttatagaaccacttgtgtgggcttcaagctaaaaagcccacttaagtgtattttggcccatatcttataatatgcccaaaatcacttaagcgtgtggtaccttaccatatttcgtattccatttaagtgcactgtatcttacggtgttccttagttactctatctctcatcaatccgtcatttgtgtgtgaccctgtaggttttcgcgacgttggcaattatattaaatcacgcatttaacataataaacagtgagcggtatctagcaacacatcactgctacccgagacaagaaaatgtcatgtgatctgacaaatccttctgtgataataattatgtgtataattaccctttttcccttatgtctatattgaacacaaggcataaaccatgtcatccttgtccagctcaatattgggcccatagacatttatcctgttacgcaggatgggaaaattccatctaggtcactcatgtcccttagcatgctttgtggagtacccatcaactgtctttatggttatccagttacggacaacgttggatcagcaataaagcactcgactctacatctagggtccatagtggtttcaagtcgaagagtggtatacaccattatcaccatgagaataacttatgacactttgcataacattctatatagcattctcatagcgggtcaatccagtataaatattactcttaatattcatacctatgtttgagacttgataactccttatccatgatccatgagatgtgatcatcagtctataaacataatagtctccatgctttaatgttatcccatttcacaataaagctcgactacggatactttaagaataatgtccttatgtttaatgtgctctcatgcttaagtcacacttgatgcattaaacggactatctatttcagggactttattaatcaaacataataaagaaaaagccttttattattaataaataattcgatacaagtaccaaaagtattggcctctagggcttacaccaacatgaaTAACAAGGAAAAAATTCCTAAGTCCCACATTACTATTATGCATGAAAATATCATTATGCATTTCCCCTATGGTTGTAACTCCTTATTCCTAAGGCAGTTAATATAATGAATATATCTATCCTACTATTTCAACCATATTTAGCATTAGTTCCACTTGATTAATGGGTTCCCACACTAGCAAGCTTGCACTTAGTTCTAACGTGATCAAACTCAAAACCAAATCTATAACAATAATACAAATGCTAAAATCAACCACTAACACACATCATAAATACAAAGATTCATTACTAATAAATATCACATTGCTCAACACAAAGTGTTTTAGCTCATAATAACTATAACAACTACAAGCATATTGACTCCTAGAGTAAACAGTTTTAAACACATAAGTATTAAAGAAACTCGACCTAGGTAACGGTATTGACTGCTTGCAATCTTCAATCAACAAGAGTCAAGTGTTGTCATGCCAGCTAAAGTAGGAATCCTCATTTTCTGAAGAATGATATGTCACTTCACTTGCCTTCTGTGCTCTCACTCACTTAAGTGTTTACAACTTCTCTCTAATTGTGTAAAATATGTTAAACCGCTAGACTTCTTTATCAGCCACTGAGCTGTTCCTTTATAGGGAACCAAACTAGGGTTTTGGAATATGTCTTGGGTCATGGGATTTTTGATTTTGGACCATAAGATCAACACCTTTCCTTCCCTTTCTCTTCTTATGAAGTTCCTAAGGTTGAGGTGTCCAAGCATGTAGAGGATAAAACATGCAGAGCGGGGTTGTGGAGTAGGAGGTGCAGAAATACGCGGCGTTGCAGAATGGTTGGTCTTGTACTATGCGTCAGCATTTTTTCTTGTAGCGTACAACCTTGCTTTCTTTGCTTTACAGCTCAACATTTTTTTCCTAATGCACTTCATTCCTATTTCTAGCTCTTTGATACTTGAAAACATTTGTTCCAACATCTTCTGGCATTAAAACCGGTTGGACCAAGTGCACTAGTTCTTCTTGCTATCCTGGCGTGCCAGGACTTGATAGGTCTTGGATTCCTGCACATACACAAAAACACATAAAACTACAAAAGGGAGCACCTATTGTGCTCCATACTATACTATCTAAAACAACAATATTTAGTTAATAAACTAaattaaaattcaaattaaaataataaagCTTCAAGTACTAAGGGTAAAATAACTCACAAAATATGAGCTATCACACTCCCAAACTTAAATCATTACATGTCATCAGGTGATGCGACAAATAACCCTTTAGAACAAAATATTCCTTACCGGGAGTTATCATTGGGCCACCAACATTTATTCGATAAGAAACTTGCAAAGCTGAATTCATCAAACCATCGAACTTCCCAAGCGGCGGAGTAACTTGAATTGCTGAATCCCATACAAGTATATCAGGAGCTGAAACAATTTCGATTGCATTGATAAACGCAAACGAATTTTTCTTTGGCTTGAACTTGAGAGAAAATCTATGGTCAGAAACATTAACAAGATATTCCTTGAAAACAAGTGAATCATTATTACTTTGAGAGAATTCATGCAAGAGTACAAAGTGATCGGTATGAACCGAGAAAACCGAACTAGATAGATTGTATGTAGGGTTAGGAAGAGGAAAAAAGTAAAGGCGAATCCAAAGTCTACCCATTTGGGAGATGTAAAAAGTGTATGTAGTATCTTCTGTGAAAACCCTAGCAGTTTCATATAAAGGTAGTGCCGATGAATGAGAGAGATTCATTAGATTTAATGAATCAACTGAAATTTGAATATCTTCCGTTGTTGAAAGAAAAGAAGTGGTTTCGCGATCAGATTTAAAGATTCTACTGTCTTGTAGTTGAGTTTTAAAGGAGGAGCCACAATCGATAAGATAATTAACCGAAGGCGTGAAAGAATAATCAGAATAAGAATCAGTTATCGAATTGTAAACACATTTGGATGGAATAAAgaagagatgaagaagaaggagaaTAAAGAGGGGAACAAAATTATATGAATGTTTCATATTAACCTCTTTATTCTCTTCTTCCATGTTAGGTTAAAATGATTCAATAATAAGGTAGCAACGTTATATGAAGATGGAGACATGTAACAATCAATATTATAAAAGGGTTATAAGAAGTTATAATGTATGAAACTAAAAAACAGAAGAGAGATGTTGTTGTAAGTGGGAATAATAGCAAGAGTTGTTATTGTTTGTTGATGAGAAACAAAGAGAATTGGTAGAATCTGAATGTTTATTTAGATCGAGATGTGCGTTATACCTTCCAATGTTGCTAAGGATGTTTGTGTTTTGATTATGGAACAAGGGCAAAACGCGTAACAGAAAACCAGATTCGGTTTGGAAAAAATATTAAGGTGATGCAAATGCAACATAACATAGTTTCATACGTGTTGTAGTTTTTCTAAATTTGGTAAATATTAGCCACACCAACCAAATTTACGTCTTTTAGTTCAACTTATAACCTTGCTTTTCCTGCACACACTACTTAAAACCTAATTGCCAACATGTCTAACGCCTTTGTTGACCATGGTTCTTTGTCCATACTCTCAATAGTCACATCGAACACTCACTATCATCGTTTTCCATTTCGATTTGTTCTTCTCTCGATCCAAGCGGTTTAAAAAACATCCATGAAATTATATGGAAAAGATTTAACACTAGCTTTAACACCTACACGCTATTACAATACATAAAATTTACTTGTTTTATTTTTGTATAATTTATCTTACTTTGATTTTCGTGCAAGAACATGTTAGTtttgttgttatatatatatatatatatatatatatatatatatattatatatatatatatatatatatatatatatatatatattaaaaaatattaaaatgttGACTTCCCTAATATGATTAAGGAAAAATCTCAAATGAATATTGATTAAGTGTTTGTAAATGTTTTTTTCTTAGGTTGTTATAGTCCCCATTCCTCTTGGAGAAAGTCTTCTTTTATATTCCCTTGATCATCAATTGTCCTTAAAAGGGTTCTTCATATTCCTCATTAAGGAAATTTGAAATAACGATTGTCGTCTTCCATAATCATCACATAACGTCTTTTTTCCTCAACTTCTGTAACCCCCCGCCATTATAGAAACGTTTCATAATCGTCCATTGAAACTGTTCATATGGTTCCCTAGCACCGACGTCGGATCCAACTTGTTTCTTCAGTGATAGCACAAGATCGACTTTGAACCATCATTACTGATATCCAAAATTCTTTTCTGAAAGAGGGACGCTTGTTTTAAGCTAACTGAACGTATGACTGGAGAAAATCACGAAGAATGAGCGGGTTAGAATAGGTTTTGAGTCTTATATCCTTTCTTTCttaaaccgtgaaccagaccatgttacaaccctcaaaagacctaattgaaaCAAGGTCTATTTCGAAAGCATATTATGGTAAGATCGCGttaaactgactcctaaagatttgtTTGTCATTCGTATTGATGTTGATATGACATTCTAATCAATGATTCGTTCACTAGatgtcataatcttagtgaacactatagcggtaaattcatgaccatcaagctatggataaggTAGACGTCAAataaacaagagtcgccaccgcgcttttattgtttccaagggaaaagagaaaagtacgaataaaaactaaaagataagaagttttcaaatcaaaactaataaaatgtcagagattacaggaaagagggttggttacacagagggaaggtgttagcacccaaagtgtcctaggtactcctatggagcccttttttgtgtgcatatgtgtttttgtacaaatgatgtttccaaacaaatggaatggggggatgagaagagaattcattaattatatttttgtgtttgacaagaccttcggacttgtgcctacgtagcaatataaaaaatgagggatcaaaacctcgtagttcgtggtatcaatttcaaaatggatgcattgcttttaacaaaaatttaagtttgaaaggcacataggcctaaaaatggtttgaatgagttagttctttttagattttgaaaattttaagtcaatatggttaagttcatttacaagtttgattaagaaaagagtttgaaaatgcaatgacataagaccagagtttctagtttgcaatatggtataagtttagaaaacaagcacaaacaaagaagttttttaaaaggagagagagattttgaaattaaagaagtggggaggagatgaagagactaatcctaagcataaattaaaagttaagagttgaaaagatcttaccaatgggctgcaatccaatagacaagagtgtcatatagaaatccaaatttcccttggacttttagaatcaagcaacaaaaaatgcacaaaatagcaacttgaaaaagcaagacatcaaataaagatagccacatccaagcttaacaactccatgatcttcttcaaaatttcccatgcatcagatgaattGCAAGATGAcacaaatcacaggttcaaaataacaacttcataatgatcatgttgcagatgaactcaaatggatcttcaatgatgtatcagatgaagtttcaaatcacaagcacttggttacatgaaagttggcattaggcaagtcctttgcatatggagtgttgcctaaattttaagtccaattgtcttagatcaaaccaatagtccacacaagatatttttcaaggtttgtgttcttattatgtacattaatggtcaaagaccacacaaacaaacacaatatacacaaacataatatatcacacaatatggtccaagtggacaaagtgaaaatgacattaacataaacaattagaatggtatgaataatggaaaattAATAAAGctaaaaaataaagtgcattaaaaataaaaggacttgaaattaaatgttagtagttaataagttagaagttagtattgctattgcttttgctctttttttaagtcattctttggagaacactcaacccacttatcacaagcatggatccttgaaccaagacatcttccaaaggaaggaaaaaaggccaagtttccacacaataccatgaaagaggggagaatttcaatctcactaactagaatactatgccttttgtgtgaaaatttagcgctatgttaagcaatcataattggacttatgtagaagtcacaactatttgaggctgggcaatagaatttcggtgttaatgcatgttagagacatagtatcatgatctatgctcatgaaatataccacacaaaaaaagaatatgcaaagtgggggacctaatttcatccatacttatgttgattttgcaatcaactagccttaggacattgagatatcataggtccatgacatgaatgcgtacactacgccaaaaagtgcttttggcagcaccaaaaagaaagcgctttttaaaaaaagcgttgtaatagcttgaaaaaaaattcgcctatgtaaagaaagcgcttttaaggtaaaagcgctcttataggtctccacttatgaaagcgcttttaaggtaaaagcgctcttataggtctcagtctcacatctatgagtttcacacttatgaaagcgcttttaaggtaaaagcgctcttataggtctcatgggtttcacacttatgaaagcgcttttaaggtaaaagcgctcttataggtctcagtctcacatctatgagtttcacacttatgaaagcgcttttaaggtaaaagcgctcttataggtctcatgggtttcacacttatgaaagcgcttttgaggtaaaagcgctcttataggtctcatgggtttcagacttatgaaagcgcttttaaggtaaaagcgctcttataggtctcagtctcacatctatgaaAGTGCTTTCATGGTAAAAGCGCTCTCATAGGtcatttataaaaattataataaatctaATATTACAAAATCCCTGACTTTCAGAAATCCCTCTTTCACTCTCTCTCGTTCGAAGCTCTCGCTGCCCTGGAAAAAATTCCACAGAGTACCTGGAAATCTCAACGATAAACACTGCAAATTTGAAAGAGACTGCATTCGAAAGAGAAGGATTCAATACCTGGAAATCTCATTGCGTTTTAAGGTTAGGTTTTCGTGTCTTTCTGTTTTGCCCTAACTTTATGCAAATTTCATTCTCCATCTTTTCAGAAATGTCACACATTGCTTTAACTGCATCACCCACCGTAGTCGCTTTTCACCGTATGCTCTATTTCTCTTCTATCAATCATCAAATTATCGCTGTTTTCGTTTTCCTATTTTAACAATTACTGTAAATTTCAACAATATCGGATTcactttttcttcttctttctatAAGGTGGAGCGAAACAATGGAGCACGCTGTTTCCGAGTAGCTGGAGAAGCAGGGGAATCAATCCATCCTCATTTCCAAATTCCACCAGAAAACGGTTACCGTTGCGGTTTTTTGCTTCTGGAAAAAATGGCGTCAATGGAGGTGTTGTGGATGAGATATCTGAAACAGTAAAGGCGCACACGGATTTCGTTTGGCCTGATAACAAGGTTTCGTATGGTTATTTTTGTTAATTTTGGATACTGAAGTTGTATAGAGTTTGCTAGTTTGTTTGTAATTGTATGTTTATTCTCTGATTCACGTTTTGCAGAAGCCTAGAGTGTGTATTTTAGGTGGTGGATTCGGTGGTTTATATACTGCTTTAAGGTTGGAATCACTCCAGTGGCCCGAAGACAAAAAGCCACATGTGAGTATTCGAACATTCAAATTCAATTCAGTTCTTTCAAGTGTGTGGAAATTGATGCAAAATCTGTGATAGGAATAACTTAGGAGCATCTTTCTTGATGAGATTATGTCTCGGTACAGAACATTCATCAATGGAgcaaaagagaaaaaaaaaagaatcataTAACAACGTGGAAATGCCTTACTCCTATATTAGTTTCCTTAACAAGTTCCCTAATGACACTCTTTAGAATATTCCTTATATTTATATTTAGTGGAGCATTATGTTAGATTGTAAGAGATGAGAGGAACTGAGTTTAAATTTAATCCCAATTATATGTTATGATTGCATGGTGAGGAATGGATTAGGAGTatgtttggattgacttatttAAATTTATCTCCTGACATAAGCACTTGTGAGTATGTTTGAAAGAACTTATGGAAACAGCTTATGACATGGCTATAAAATGTTTTCAACTTATATCTATAAGCTCTCCATGATAGGTTATGAAAACAACTTATAGCTTATAAGAGTATAGTATAActttattttatcttttattatGGAAATAGTTTATACTAAAACCACTATATGATAAACACTTATGCTATAAGTGCTATATTGAACTGTTTATCCAAGCTGAGCTTAACTCTCATGAATCATGGTAAGCTGCAATATATTTTGTTCTTATTTTGCAAGTTGATTGTACCACTCATTATAAATCTTGCTTATATCCTTGCACTGTGGCTTAGTTGTTGATTTTTCTGCACTTTTTCTGAAAAGCAATGTGTGACATTTCTGAAAAGATGGAGAATGAAATTTGCATAAAGTTAGGGTTGGATTTATCGAAGTCAAGAACTTAGAGCAATGTCTCATATTTTGGCAATCCTATTACATGTTGGTTTGAATGAACAGTTAAACTTCAAAATGTACATTCATATTTTGGCATAACTTTGTCTGCTACAGTCATATTTTGGTTCTTACTTGTGAATTGAATTTCTTGAATGATCGATTACTTGGTTCTTGAATTGTTCATGTGCATCATATAAGTTTCTTGAATTGTTTTATACGTTATGACTTATCCTTGATGTTGTTTTATATGTACAGCGCTCATTCCCTGTGTTTCCGTGAGTTTGACCTTCTCGACGTTGCTGTTCGGTAAATCCGAGGTAAATTTCTTCCTCAAATTATTGGTACACTGTGATGAATTTGTCTGAAATTGCGTGAATATGTTGTGTTTTCTTGCTCCGTATTCATTCCGTGTATACTTTGGGTTTTGACAGAAACGCGTTATACCGTTTTGTACCCTAATTACTTTGCGTTAAAACCATGGATAAGACATGGATGTATTCCAATCGATTGTCGAaagagtacgagaatggggtatcgAAATTTGTTAAGTTTGCTATTGCGCACGCCAAAGACCCCAATCGAATGACATGTCCTTGCTTGAGTTGCTGTTATGGGAGTCAGGTTGACGCGGTTCAGTTGGCATCGCATTTACTACGGTATGGAATTGATagaagttatacatgttggaatttgcatggtgagaaaagtaacgagaatgttgaatcggggtataatacgacctatgcttcaaACGACGATTGCACAGATACATATGATTATGATCGAGTCGAAGAGATTGCAGAAGCGCTTGAAGAAGATCTTAAGGACTGTCCCAAAATGTTCGAGAGGttggtaagcgatgcagagaaaccgttgtatAATGGTTGTACaaaattcacaagattgtctgcgttattaaagttgtacaacttaaaggcgagcaatggatggtcggataaaagtttcacagagttattagctCTTATGAAAGATATACTACCagaggataatgttcttcccaatcgaacgTATGAGgccaaaaagatgttgtgctctattggcatgagctatgataagatacatgcctgttcaaacgattgcgttttgtttcgaaacgagtatgcatcgttaaatgagtgtcctaaatgtGGTGCCCCTCGATATAAGAAaaagttgtctccagcaaaagtcttatggtattttcctataattccgagatttagacgcatgtatcgtagtgaaaccgattcaagacacttgacttggcatgcagatgaaagaattattgatggaaagtttcgacatccggcagattcacccCAGTGGatgaaaattgataatgattatcctgaatttggaaaagaagcaagaaaccttcgcttggcattgtctactgatggaatgaacccacatggtaTTCAAAGTATCTCGCATAgcacatggcctgtgattcttatgatttataacctacctccatggctatgtatgaagcgtaagtacatgatgttatctatgttaatttctgggcctaaacaaccagggaatgacatagacgtatacttgacacccttaatcgaagatttaaagtttttgtgggagaacggtgtggaggtttatgatgggtataggaaagaaagtttcaacttgagggcgatgttgtttggaacaattaatgattttccagcatacggaaatctatcagggtacAGCATTAAAGGTGAAAAagcgtgtcctgtttgtgaagacggaaccgatacgatgCGATTGGACCTTTGTCAtaagaatgtctttctcggtcatcgtagattcttaaattctaatcatcactaccgtgggtggagaaaagcattcaatggaaATACAGAAGAAGGTAGAGCTCCAACAATGTTGACaggtgatcaaatttttgaaaaggtgaagGACGTAAGTACTaagtttggcaagccttttgcacatacACTTGTCAAGagtgggtggaagaaaaggtcaattttttttgaactgccatattggaagtctttgtatGTAAGACATTTcctcgatgttatgcatattgaaaaaaatgtatttgacAGTGTTATTGGTAtgttactcaatatacaaggaaagtctaaggatgaCCTTAATGTAAGGAAGGACATGGTAAAcatgggaatgagaactgaattgggacccgtgaagaaaggaaaacgaacatatctaccacctgctgtttacactctatctagaaaggagaaaaaaatattGTGTAAGTTcctaagtgaagttaaagttccagaaggcTACTCatcagatattagaagacttgtgtctatgaaagacctcaagttaaagagtttaaagacgcatgattgccatgttataatggaacattttctaccgataagtatacgttctattctgccagaaaaagtaagaagcgcaataactaaattgtgttttttcttcaagtcaatttgcagtaagatgatcgatcctgcgatcttaccaacATTGCAAAAAGAAATAGTTGTTACTTTGTGTGAtcttgaaatgtattttcctcccTCGTTTTTTGACATAATGGTCCATCTAGTcgttcatcttgtgaaagagacacaattgtgcggaccagcttatatgagatggatgtaccctgctgaacgttatatgaaaatattaaaagggtatgtgaaaaaccgaagtcgaccagagggttgtattaccgaacgatacattgttgaagaagcggTTGAGTTTTGTACAAAATATTTGTCAAATGTTCAATCAATTGGACTCCCCAAATCTCATATTGTTGAAAAAAAAGAAGGTAAACAGCTAATTGGAAATAAAGTTGTGacagtatcaagggtcgaacgagatcaagtgcatttgtatgttctgcacaatgagattgaggttgagccgtatgttgaaatgcacaagggTGTTCTTCGAGGTTTAAATCCGAATAGAAATGAgaattggatagtacgagagcacaatcgaaGTTTCATACCATGGTTTAAGGAacatatttattcaaagtatcgttcagatcccgcttcaataacagaaaggttgagatgtttagcatatggtccaagtttggttgtgttttcttatagcgcatacgcaattaatggatacacattttataccaaagaacaagatgataaaagtactatgcaaaatagtggtgtcaccttggtagctgaagcaatgcacatatcaagtgtgaaggacttaaacccaAAATTTGCAAATCTGTCA includes:
- the LOC127073764 gene encoding alternative NAD(P)H-ubiquinone oxidoreductase C1, chloroplastic/mitochondrial — its product is MQISFSIFSEMSHIALTASPTVVAFHRGAKQWSTLFPSSWRSRGINPSSFPNSTRKRLPLRFFASGKNGVNGGVVDEISETVKAHTDFVWPDNKKPRVCILGGGFGGLYTALRLESLQWPEDKKPHE